The following coding sequences lie in one Lolium perenne isolate Kyuss_39 chromosome 2, Kyuss_2.0, whole genome shotgun sequence genomic window:
- the LOC127336323 gene encoding probable WRKY transcription factor 17, protein MASVHTPPTPNQTKPKKKLNPGQPARGAKICSTATQDRVTPATMAVDLMGCYAPRRADDQLAIQEAAAAGLRSLELLVSSLSAAAPSTKAHQPQPFGEIADQAVSKFRKVISILDRTGHARFRRGPVEPPPAPKAAPPPPAPPAPAPVTVVAPVSVAAPSHPQKSLTLDFTKPNLVSMSAATTSVTSTSFFSSVTGGEGSVSKGRSLMSAGKPPLSGHKRKPCAGGHSEANTTGSRCHCSKRRKNRVKTTIRVPAVSSKIADIPADEYSWRKYGQKPIKGSPYPRGYYKCSTVRGCPARKHVERALDDPAMLVVTYEGEHRHSPGPSLMAPSPLPMPMPMSVSAGNGHA, encoded by the exons ATGGCGTCCGTCCACACACCTCCAACTCCCAACCAAACCAAACCCAAGAAGAAACTCAACCCAGGACAGCCAGCCAGGGGAGCCAAGATCTGCAGCACGGCCACACAGGACAGAGTGACTCCGGCGACCATGGCCGTGGACCTGATGGGCTGCTACGCCCCGCGCCGCGCCGACGACCAGCTGGCCATCCAGGAGGCGGCCGCCGCCGGCCTGCGCAGCCTGGAGCTGCTGGTGTCCTCCCTCTCCGCCGCGGCGCCGTCCACCAAGGCGCACCAGCCTCAGCCGTTCGGGGAGATCGCGGACCAGGCCGTGTCCAAGTTCCGCAAGGTGATCTCCATCCTCGACCGCACCGGCCACGCCCGGTTCCGCCGCGGCCCCGTCGAGCCCCCGCCAGCGCCCAAGGCGGCTCCGCCACCCCCTGctccgccggctccggctcccgTGACGGTGGTCGCGCCGGTGTCGGTCGCGGCGCCGTCGCACCCGCAGAAGAGCCTGACGCTGGACTTCACGAAGCCGAACCTGGTGAGCATGTCGGCGGCGACGACGTCCGTGACGTCCACTTCCTTTTTCTCGTCCGTGACGGGCGGGGAGGGCAGCGTGTCCAAGGGCCGGAGCCTGATGTCGGCGGGCAAGCCGCCGCTGTCGGGGCACAAGCGGAAGCCCTGCGCCGGCGGGCACTCCGAGGCCAACACCACCGGCAGCCGATGCCACTGCTCCAAGAGAAG AAAGAACAGAGTTAAGACGACGATCCGCGTCCCGGCGGTGAGCTCGAAGATCGCTGACATCCCGGCGGACGAGTACTCGTGGAGGAAGTACGGGCAGAAGCCCATCAAGGGATCCCCTTACCCACG TGGCTACTACAAGTGCAGCACCGTGCGAGGGTGCCCGGCCCGGAAGCACGTGGAGCGCGCGCTGGACGACCCGGCGATGCTGGTCGTGACCTACGAGGGCGAGCACCGGCACTCGCCGGGGCCGTCGCTGATGGCGCCGTCGCCgctgccgatgccgatgccgatgagCGTGTCAGCCGGCAACGGGCATGCCTAA